TGGATCAGGCTCACCGCAGGTGGGTGGATCTGGATCACATCCCGCTCAGCCATGAGATCGGCGTGCTGGAGGATGCGCAGGTGATCCTTTCCAGCGGGCACGATACGGATGCGCGCTGTGCTATCCGCATTACCGAGCCTTACCCGCTTAATATCCTCTCCCTTCAGCCCCATTTCCTGATCACGGATGATTAGGGAATACCAGCCAGAACGTGACCGTGCGCTGGTAGGGGGCTGGTGGCTGGAGCGTGGCTGGCCCTGCCCGCCTGAGTGCCTGCCCGCATGCGGGGTCATTGTCTCGCAGGAGGGCGAGGAGCGGGCCGCTGGCTGGCTGTATCTGGATAATTCCACGCCCGTGGCCTGGATCGCCTGGCTGGTGACCAAGCCGGAAATCAGCGGCCGCCAGGCACGCAGCGCACTAGACGAGCTGATCGAGGCTCTGTGCGGGATCGCCCGCAGCCAGGGCAGGGCGCGGATCTTCTTCAGCTCCGCCCGGGCCTCCATGACGACCTTTATGCAGACCCACGGATTCAGCGTGGGTGACGAACAAACAACTCATCTGATCAAAGAAATCTAACCATGGCAACAGCATCATTAATCATGACCGCGGCCGGGGGCATCTACTCCGCGTGGAATCAATATCAGTCGGGCAAGGCCCAGGAAAGCATGGCCAAGCACAATGCCCACATCCTCGAGCAGGATGCGAAACTCGTGGAGCAGGAGGCGCGGGAAAATGCCAAGCGCGAGCGCAAGAACAACGAGCGCGAGTTGGCGGCAGTTCGTGCCCGCTTGGCCGGCCAGGGAGCCGCCCTGGATGCCGGCGCGCCACTCTCTATCATGAATGACGTGGCCTCTGAGCTGGAGCTCTCCGTGCTGGATAACTACCGGGAGGCAAACCGCCGCCGGAACAACCTGCTTCAGGAGGCCAGCAATTCCAGATACCAGGGCGAGCTGGCCAAGAACGCTGGCAAGACAGCGCTGTTAGGCACGCTTATTTCCACCGCTGGCTCTGCGGCCAACCAGTACGCGACTGGCAAGCAGATCGGCCTCTTCGGCACCAGCCAGAAGCCCGCTGGGAAAACCAGCAAGCAAACGACTTACTAACATGATCATCATACCCAAAACCAAACTACTCAACCCGGCGGGCGGTACGCCACTTACTAACCCGGCCAACGCGGGCGCAGTCCATCAGGCTGCAGCCCAGGTGGGCGAGCAGATCTCCCAGATTGGTGAGTCCGCGTTCGGGCACCAGGTACAGCTCCAGCGCATCCGCAATGACAATGACCTGGCAAATAAGCAGGCTGATCTGAGAACGATGTTAGGCGACTTTGACAATACCTTGCCGACAGACCATGACCCGTCTACCTGGGTGCAGAGGCGGGAAAAGTTCATCAATAATGCTGTGGCCAAGCTCGGGGTCGACCAGCTTCCGCCTGAGGCTCGTGACAAGTGGGACAGGTGGTATGTGGACTATTCGACCGACAGCCAGCTGAAGACCGCCAGGGATGCCACGGTGTACGGGATCCAGCTGGCCAAGAGAGACGGTCAGCTCAGGCATGAAAAGTACATGGCCAGCGGCGATTTCGAGCTTGCTCGGGAGAACGCCCTAAGGATGCGCGACAACGGTACAATCGCCCCGCAGGCTGCAGACGAAGTGCTGTATGCGATTGATAGAGGGGAAAGAGATTTCGAGATCAAGCTTGCACAGGAGAAGAATCCGCGGGAACTGAAGGAACGCTTGCTAAAGGGTGATTGGGAAATGAACGATCTTGAGCGTGAAAGGCTGCTTGATTTGACCAATAAGGCGATTGCTTCCGAGTCCCGGGAGTGTGGGGCATCGATCATTGATGATATTTATTCGGGTAAGATCAGCAGCACGGAGGAGATTGAGAAAGCGGCCGGTGGGAGGATGCGGCCTTCTGACCTAGTCAAGCTTCAGGGGACTTTGGAGCAATACCAGAATGAGTTGTACAATCAGTACATATCTTCGCCTGAGCAACAAAGCCGTATCATTGGCCAAGTGTCATCGATGATTGCTGACTATGATGCACGTAATCTAGGTGATGATGATAACTATGTAGCTATCAAGACACAGCTTGAGCTGGTGCAGAACAAGCACTTGAAAAAGCAATTGGCTGATAGGCTGGATGGGATGATTGGAGATGAAGAGGACCGGATAAAAAGCGTGTCTGACTTTGCCTTTGATCTCATCGACAAGCATTACAAGACCGGTGGCTTCGGTGGGGGTGGCAAGATCAAGATGGACCAGACGACAGCTTACCAAGCCATCAACAACGGACATTTCTTTTCTGAGGACAATCTCCAGGCATTTGGCTTTTCTGAGGATGACATCGATAACATCATGGATGCCAAAATTGATGCTGGTGCTATATGGGGAAGTGATGAGCGTGGCACGCTGAACGCCAAGCTGGACATGTTCAAGAAGCTGTGGGATTCACGCGAGAATGAGAGCACGGCTGGTGAGTGGTACGACAGTCTAGCTGAGCACGTGATGAGCGGCAGGGGGCTTTATACGGTTTTCTATGAAAAGGAGGATCCTGCTTCCCGCCAGGACTATGACCGCCAGCAAGAGGCGGCATTGATTGCACATGGGCGCATGCGTGCTGAAATGGCTGCTTGGCTTGAGATGAACCCAGACGCCAAATCGGAGAATGTGATATCTAAAGTAAAAGAGCTGAGAGTGGATGCTGAGAGCTACACCGAAACAGCAACCTTTGGCAGCTCCAGGCCTTCCCGTGAGGCAGAGGGGGAAGGCTTCCAGAAGACATCTAGCGTGGATCTCCCTAAACCTATGCAAGGTTTGCAAGCTTCCTTTGATGAATATGGCCAGAAGTATGGTGTGAACCCAGTGTTTCTGGCGGCTATCGCAAGGTTGGAAACCGCCAACGGAACTAGTTCCGCCTTCAGGAACAAGAACAATGCCATGGGCGTTTCTAACTCAAAGGGTCCTATTTCCTTCTCTGATGCGAGTGCTTCAGTTGAACGGATGGCACGTGTTCTTTCAGACCCTAACGGCCCATACAAGGGAGCAACCACCATCGGACAGATTGCACGCATCTACGCCCCTCCTGGAGCTGGCAACGACTATAACGGGACCAACGGCTATTGGCCTAAAGGTGTAATCAAGTACATGAAAGAAATGGGAGTGAAGAACCCTGAGAAACTTAAAGTAGTATCCCGATAAGCCATGGCAATTACCCAGACACTCGACGGCACGGCACTCACTAGCAGAACAGATGAAGTGCAATTGGATTTAGGCGAGGTGCCTAACAACCTTCAACAGGACATGATGCGCAAGGCTCAAGAGGCAAAGCAGCAGTTTCAGCAGAGCGTCATGGAGTGGAAGAGAGAAAAC
The sequence above is drawn from the Rubritalea squalenifaciens DSM 18772 genome and encodes:
- a CDS encoding glucosaminidase domain-containing protein, which encodes MIIIPKTKLLNPAGGTPLTNPANAGAVHQAAAQVGEQISQIGESAFGHQVQLQRIRNDNDLANKQADLRTMLGDFDNTLPTDHDPSTWVQRREKFINNAVAKLGVDQLPPEARDKWDRWYVDYSTDSQLKTARDATVYGIQLAKRDGQLRHEKYMASGDFELARENALRMRDNGTIAPQAADEVLYAIDRGERDFEIKLAQEKNPRELKERLLKGDWEMNDLERERLLDLTNKAIASESRECGASIIDDIYSGKISSTEEIEKAAGGRMRPSDLVKLQGTLEQYQNELYNQYISSPEQQSRIIGQVSSMIADYDARNLGDDDNYVAIKTQLELVQNKHLKKQLADRLDGMIGDEEDRIKSVSDFAFDLIDKHYKTGGFGGGGKIKMDQTTAYQAINNGHFFSEDNLQAFGFSEDDIDNIMDAKIDAGAIWGSDERGTLNAKLDMFKKLWDSRENESTAGEWYDSLAEHVMSGRGLYTVFYEKEDPASRQDYDRQQEAALIAHGRMRAEMAAWLEMNPDAKSENVISKVKELRVDAESYTETATFGSSRPSREAEGEGFQKTSSVDLPKPMQGLQASFDEYGQKYGVNPVFLAAIARLETANGTSSAFRNKNNAMGVSNSKGPISFSDASASVERMARVLSDPNGPYKGATTIGQIARIYAPPGAGNDYNGTNGYWPKGVIKYMKEMGVKNPEKLKVVSR